A single genomic interval of Lathyrus oleraceus cultivar Zhongwan6 chromosome 7, CAAS_Psat_ZW6_1.0, whole genome shotgun sequence harbors:
- the LOC127103662 gene encoding uncharacterized mitochondrial protein AtMg00860-like — protein sequence MGLALSDLKEISSAYCMHKIMMEGDYKPISFRGIEVDKAKVEVIEKLPPPLNVKGIRSFLGHARFYQKFIKDFSKIVKPLSNLLNKDKSFDFDNACLIAFEDLKEKLIIVPIIIAPNWKLDFELMCDASDYEVDAVLDQRKIEK from the exons ATGGGTTTGGCACTTTCCGACTTGAAAGAAATAAGTTCAGCTTATTGTATGCATAAAATCATGATGGAAGGGGATTacaagccg ATCTCTTTCAGAGGCATTGAAGTTGACAAAGCAAAGGTTGAAGTGATTGAGAAGCTTCCACCACCATTGAACGTCAAAGGAATCAGAAGCTTTTTGGGACATGCAAGATTCTATCAGAaattcatcaaagacttctcaaaaATTGTCAAACCATTGAGCAATCTGCTCAACAAAGATAAGTCTTTTGATTTTGATAATGCTTGTTTGATTGCTTTTGAGGACTTAAAAGAAAAACTGATAATTGTACCCATAATCATCGCTCCTAATTggaaacttgattttgaactaatgtgtgatgcaagtgattATGAGGTTGATGCAGTTCTTGATCAAAGAAAGATAGAAAAATAA